The following coding sequences are from one Candidatus Eisenbacteria bacterium window:
- a CDS encoding hydantoinase/oxoprolinase family protein — protein MATPSFRIGVDVGGTFTDLVLTHDGTITLDKHPTTPRDQSEGVLGGIGQLARRIGVSLGELLARTELVVHGTTTADNTMIEMSGAVTGLVTSDGHRDEIEIRRGFKESIWDPAYPPPPPICPRRQRYGVPERLDFEGNVVVPLDEEAVRRACRRMKQQGVESLAIVLLFSFVNPAHERRVREIASEELPGVMLSLSHEVMPSAPEFERTSTTLVNAYVGPKIGRYLSRLDARLREAGFAGELLIMQSNGGVMPGGYVTQKAVAVMGSGPAGGVMGATAVAGAAGIADFISVDMGGTSYDVSLVRKGEPEVKAGWNWHHRYLVGLPMVDVQTVGAGGGSIASVEAGALKVGPRSAGSEPGPVCYGRGGTEPTVTDANVVLGYLNPDRFCGGTMRLDAEGAYAAIRERVAKPLGLTVVEAADGIFRLVNANMANAVRKASANKGIDPRPLTLVVFGGNGPVHAGMQAAELGIRRIFVPKLSPAFSALGLLLTDHVVDEMRSYVAPIAQVDLARVNRLFAEMEASATAALQGSAARRRRRVRFERMAALCYPGQTFDMPVPLPGRGGQVTARVLADTVERFHRMHEELHTYASRDQDPILRGLRVKALAVEEKAPLPRASRRAQGNPRVGARKAFFRGRYVPTPVYDGTRLVPAQTILGPAIVEEPFTTIVVYPSQRATTDQWGNYSITLGR, from the coding sequence GTGGCGACTCCGTCCTTCCGCATCGGCGTCGACGTGGGCGGCACCTTCACGGACCTGGTGCTCACGCACGACGGGACGATCACCCTCGACAAGCACCCGACGACGCCGCGCGACCAGTCCGAGGGCGTCCTCGGCGGCATCGGGCAGCTCGCGAGGCGCATCGGCGTGTCGCTCGGCGAGCTGCTCGCGCGCACCGAGCTGGTCGTGCACGGGACGACCACCGCCGACAACACCATGATCGAGATGTCCGGCGCGGTGACGGGGCTCGTCACGAGCGACGGACACCGCGACGAGATCGAGATCCGCCGCGGCTTCAAGGAGAGCATCTGGGACCCGGCGTATCCGCCGCCGCCGCCCATCTGTCCCCGCCGCCAGCGCTACGGCGTGCCCGAGCGGCTCGACTTCGAGGGCAACGTCGTGGTCCCGCTCGACGAGGAGGCGGTGCGTCGCGCCTGCCGGCGCATGAAGCAGCAGGGCGTCGAGTCGCTCGCCATCGTGCTCCTGTTCTCGTTCGTGAACCCCGCCCACGAGCGGCGCGTGCGCGAGATCGCGAGCGAGGAGCTGCCGGGCGTGATGCTGTCGCTCTCGCACGAGGTGATGCCGTCGGCGCCGGAGTTCGAGCGCACGAGCACGACGCTGGTGAACGCCTACGTCGGCCCCAAGATCGGCCGCTACCTCTCACGGCTCGACGCCCGCCTGCGCGAAGCGGGCTTCGCGGGCGAGCTCCTCATCATGCAGTCGAACGGCGGCGTCATGCCGGGCGGCTACGTCACGCAGAAGGCGGTCGCCGTCATGGGCTCGGGGCCCGCCGGCGGCGTCATGGGCGCGACCGCCGTCGCGGGCGCGGCCGGCATCGCGGACTTCATCTCGGTCGACATGGGAGGGACCAGTTACGACGTCTCGCTCGTGCGCAAGGGCGAGCCCGAGGTGAAGGCAGGCTGGAACTGGCACCACCGCTACCTGGTCGGGCTGCCGATGGTCGACGTGCAGACGGTCGGCGCCGGCGGCGGCTCGATCGCGTCCGTCGAAGCCGGCGCGCTGAAGGTCGGGCCGCGCAGCGCCGGCTCCGAGCCGGGGCCCGTGTGCTACGGGCGCGGCGGCACCGAGCCGACCGTCACCGACGCGAACGTGGTGCTCGGGTACTTGAACCCCGACCGCTTCTGCGGCGGCACCATGCGGCTCGACGCCGAGGGCGCCTACGCCGCCATCCGCGAGCGGGTGGCGAAGCCGCTCGGTCTCACGGTCGTCGAAGCCGCGGACGGAATCTTCCGGCTCGTCAACGCCAACATGGCGAACGCGGTCCGCAAGGCATCGGCGAACAAGGGCATCGATCCACGTCCGCTCACCCTGGTCGTCTTCGGTGGCAACGGCCCCGTTCACGCCGGCATGCAGGCGGCCGAGCTGGGCATCCGGCGCATCTTCGTCCCGAAGCTCTCGCCCGCATTCTCGGCCCTGGGCCTGCTTCTCACCGACCACGTGGTCGACGAGATGCGCTCGTACGTGGCGCCGATCGCGCAGGTCGACCTGGCGCGCGTGAATCGCCTCTTCGCCGAGATGGAGGCGTCGGCGACCGCGGCGCTCCAGGGCAGCGCAGCCCGCCGCCGCCGGCGCGTGCGCTTCGAGCGCATGGCGGCCCTGTGCTACCCCGGCCAGACGTTCGACATGCCGGTGCCGCTCCCCGGACGCGGGGGACAGGTGACCGCACGCGTGCTCGCCGACACGGTGGAGCGCTTCCATCGCATGCACGAGGAGCTGCACACCTACGCGAGCCGCGATCAGGACCCGATCCTGCGCGGCCTGCGCGTGAAGGCGCTCGCCGTCGAGGAGAAGGCGCCGCTGCCGCGCGCGTCGCGCCGCGCGCAGGGCAACCCGCGCGTCGGCGCGCGCAAGGCGTTCTTCCGCGGCCGCTATGTGCCGACGCCGGTCTACGACGGGACGCGTCTCGTCCCCGCGCAGACGATCCTCGGCCCCGCGATCGTCGAGGAGCCGTTCACGACCATCGTCGTGTACCCGAGCCAGCGCGCGACGACCGACCAGTGGGGCAACTACTCGATCACGCTCGGCCGCTGA
- a CDS encoding dienelactone hydrolase family protein — MAATTDLAFPSSSGRPMRAALAVPSASSKRPAVIVIHEIYGLNADIRRIAGRFADLGYVALAVDLYDTEGPKALCVLRTLLAMRQGHGRAFDDLEAARRWLATRPEVDPERTGVVGFCMGGGFALLYATRAPLKVAGAFYGDVPKTADGLRGACPVLGGFGGRDRIFAPQGERLPKLLSELGIPHDVRVYPDAGHSYMSHHDGVMATIGAWGPLAAGFDASAEADSWRRIEAFYREHLG; from the coding sequence GTGGCAGCCACGACCGATCTCGCATTCCCGTCGTCGAGCGGGCGCCCGATGCGTGCGGCGCTCGCCGTGCCCTCTGCCTCGTCGAAGCGCCCGGCCGTGATCGTCATCCACGAGATCTACGGTCTCAACGCCGACATCCGGCGGATCGCGGGGCGCTTCGCCGACCTGGGGTACGTGGCGCTGGCGGTCGATCTCTACGATACCGAGGGGCCGAAGGCCCTGTGCGTGCTCCGGACGCTCCTCGCCATGCGGCAGGGCCACGGCCGCGCCTTCGACGACCTCGAGGCCGCGCGCCGGTGGCTCGCGACCCGCCCCGAGGTCGATCCGGAGCGCACCGGCGTGGTCGGCTTCTGCATGGGCGGCGGCTTCGCGCTCTTGTACGCCACGCGCGCACCGCTGAAGGTCGCAGGCGCCTTCTACGGCGACGTGCCGAAGACGGCCGACGGCCTCCGCGGCGCCTGTCCGGTGCTCGGGGGCTTCGGCGGCCGCGACCGCATCTTCGCGCCGCAGGGCGAGCGACTGCCGAAGCTCCTCTCCGAGCTCGGCATCCCGCACGACGTCCGCGTCTACCCCGACGCCGGCCACAGCTACATGAGCCACCACGACGGCGTCATGGCGACGATCGGCGCCTGGGGTCCGCTCGCCGCCGGCTTCGATGCCTCGGCCGAAGCGGACAGCTGGCGGCGGATCGAGGCGTTCTATCGAGAGCACCTCGGGTGA